AACAGTAGGTGAGTAAGTGCTCCTAGTGTGCGAGTATTTTGTATAACAAATAAATTCTTGATAAGGTCGCATTATGCCTTGTGGAATAATGAGCACCAGGATTTGTATATTCAACCAGCAGATCCTGTGAAGCAGCAAGGGATACAACTCTTCTTCTAGAGTTTGACATTAACTCAGGAACCAATGAAAAACACAAGACTTATTAATCATTATTTATTAAAAAAGATAAAATTACTAAAAGCCACATGGAACACTGTATTGCCATAATATATAGATGACACACAGTATACCTACAGATTTTTCATCCATTATCAGAATGGTATTAAAACAATAATTCTTATGCCATGCTTGTTCATTGTAAGTAATGACAATATACACTTACACTAACAGGTCCAACTTTAAGACCCTTGACAGGCAAGAGAGGGACAAAATTATTGTCTGACTATAATCATGGACTCAAATCAGACTTTTTTTGTAGAATCCTTTAAAACATATCAGCCTAATATGAGAAGTGAAGAAATTCTTTTGTATTATTCAAATAAACTAATTAAACCTTATGATGGTAAATTATCAAAGAATTAAATCATCTCCTAACAAAAGATACTACCATATGTATaaattcatttatgtttgattaagtgatctgtataaaaagatatataaaatgtacaaatatacatgaGTTGCTATGTACAACAGGTCATTGATTGATGGCCATTATGAGGATATAAGcaatcatgataatgaccaaCTATGGACAGAATGGTTATTAACTAATGAATCGGTACACATCAACTAACAACAGATTTCTCCTCAAATTTTGATGTATCAAAATTCAAGAACTGATCATGGATTGTGGTGATTTACTTGGAACTGGTATACTGTGTATCAGAATGTCATTCTCAAAAGGGAATAACTGTACAGGGAAACACAATGGAGTCTCTTGTTATATAATGTGTAGCAAAATGAATACTTTCTTACAGCAGAATGGTTACACCATAACACTGcaagaaaacatttcatatgaatgaaaataatgaaactgcCTTTCTCCTATAAAACAAGTTTTCATGTCACCTTTGCTGATGTGGATATATAAACATCATAATAATGATTGACTATAGGCACAAGTTTTATTGACTGATGGCTGATTAAACGAACTATTTTTCTCAAGAAATGGCATTTCAGTTGCAAGGTGTAACAAATGGAACCCATCTTAAAGTCTAATGGTCATAGCATAAGTTGATTAGAAAACATCTCACATgactgaaaataaacaaacatgctTATGGCCTTGTTTTTTTAATACTATAAATTTGATACTTTCAGTGTGTCTACTCAGGgaaatttgaaaaaattaaatgaaatcagCCAGGAAATgtgaattcattaactgacatgCATTTCAGCAGCACAatgacttgatttgttgaatgatATGTAGACATGTTTCCTTCAGTCATCATCTCAGCTTATTGGTCATGTGTTTTCCACAAGACTTGCATAGATCTAGTGATTTTCCAGGGTAAAGGTCCAAAATGTTTGAACTTCATAACTTTGGCAGCACATATTGAAATAATGTCACAAATATTCCCACTATGACTGGTGTCAATGTTGTCAAAGCTGCACCGCTGTTGCAGCCATCCTGGTTGTCACAGTGGCAGTATCGCATCTTCACACGGTATGTTCCAAGACGTTCCtggcacactcgtccttcatacATCCCAATCTCTCCTGCACTCGCACACTGTCGGACGTAGCGGACCTCCCATGAGCCATCATaatatactgaaaaaaaaacacaaggaGTGAGACAATTATTTGGGATGTTCCACACACATTTTGTCAGGCCTAGAACATTTCATGGATAACCTAAGAGTCAATCGTATTAAATGTGTTCACAATAAGAacttcacaaactgaatgttttagtaATTAGGTGTTGAAACAGGGTTGTTGATTATTAGCTGTTCAGTAACTTGTTTCATAACCCTTTCTCATTTCTTAACCAAGAAACAGTAGGCATGACCTCATTGGTTGTCAGGTGTATGGAAACAGAACGAAAGTGAAAATAGGTGTGTTAGCAAATTTTCTACCATGTAATCTGTAACTTGCAGTTATGGTATCCAATTAAATAACATGGGTTTCTGGCATGACAGATACTAACAAACTGTTTTGTGAATCAAGGAGTGAGcgaagtttagttttaagccacattcAGCAAAAATTCCAGGTATGTGGTGgtagtctgcaaataatcaagtctgaaccagacaatccagtgatcagttgCATGGGcgtcaatctgtgcaattgggaaccagtgtgtcagccaagtcagcgagcctgaccacccgatcctgctagttgcttcttatgacaagcatagttgccctttgtggcaagcatgggtcatTGAAGACCTAAGTGAcggtgtgagtttagttttcgaAAGCActtggcaacattccagctatatgatggcagtctgtaaataatggattctggaccagacaatccagtgaccaagtcagcgagtctgacctcctgatcccattagtcacctcttaagacaagcatagttgcctttcatggcaagcatgggttgctgaaggcctattctaccccggatggGCCAAAGACCTATGTAAGTCCAGGAAGTAACAATACTGTAAAGGGACTGATCCATAAGCGTAACCAACCAATGGGCAATTTTACTTTAAAATTTATATTTATGACTGTTTATGTTGATCAGTCTGTTGATCAGTTGTTTTGACAGGTAAAGTCAGCCCCATTTGACCCTTTATTCATTTTACCAGGAGGAAAAACCAAACACTTGT
The nucleotide sequence above comes from Haliotis asinina isolate JCU_RB_2024 chromosome 5, JCU_Hal_asi_v2, whole genome shotgun sequence. Encoded proteins:
- the LOC137284990 gene encoding UPAR/Ly6 domain-containing protein crok-like; the protein is MKTILATVALTVAVFVILDTGSAIKCFQCNSYHQHDCADWFDNVTQHLTQCQPHENLCRKVVQEVYYDGSWEVRYVRQCASAGEIGMYEGRVCQERLGTYRVKMRYCHCDNQDGCNSGAALTTLTPVIVGIFVTLFQYVLPKL